In a genomic window of Persephonella sp.:
- a CDS encoding CarD family transcriptional regulator — MKKIYGAVGCYPEYYLLSNLKGKFAVITADQKRAKLFLHDGNILADYLKKKIKIVEFPSESDPLDIEAQIKRNYAIYSLLSDQNSIVVLPKSAEKIPLRDKESFLKDVINLEKGKEINRDLLIEKLVKNGYIREDYPENQGEFSVRGGFVSVYLPFTGVVEIDLFGDYVEQIFIRSKLGTRKPVEKIDIFPLYDFPVINDGLDLKFDKTRSWKISDYIRNLKRVYIDVYNKEDGCIYFFSKGSNNDVGYIKEAENFETKKLPLRQPLVLRSKKLFLKPEREEVFDFEFEPLKEGDYIIHEDYGIGIFRGIQTREIKGKNYDFMVLEYAEGEKVYVSYLHFDKIFKYRSSGLVKIDKLGGTSWRNLKKKVKNSLKKVAQDLIKLYSERNSIKRDPFTVDDEIITEFEKS, encoded by the coding sequence ATGAAGAAGATATACGGAGCTGTAGGCTGTTATCCTGAGTATTATCTACTATCTAATCTAAAAGGAAAATTTGCCGTAATTACGGCAGACCAGAAAAGAGCAAAACTTTTTCTACATGACGGAAATATCCTTGCAGATTATCTGAAAAAAAAGATAAAAATAGTTGAGTTCCCTTCAGAAAGTGATCCTCTTGATATTGAAGCTCAGATAAAGAGAAACTATGCGATTTACAGCCTTCTTTCTGATCAAAACTCAATAGTAGTTCTCCCAAAAAGTGCAGAAAAAATACCGTTAAGAGACAAAGAGAGTTTTTTAAAGGATGTGATAAACCTTGAAAAAGGAAAAGAGATAAACAGAGATCTACTCATTGAAAAACTTGTGAAAAATGGCTATATAAGAGAAGATTATCCTGAAAATCAGGGAGAATTCAGCGTTAGGGGGGGTTTTGTGTCTGTTTACCTTCCCTTTACAGGTGTTGTTGAGATTGACTTGTTTGGGGATTATGTTGAACAGATTTTTATAAGATCAAAACTTGGAACAAGAAAGCCTGTTGAAAAGATAGATATATTTCCCCTTTATGATTTTCCTGTTATTAATGATGGATTAGACCTTAAGTTTGATAAAACAAGAAGCTGGAAAATATCTGATTACATTAGGAATTTGAAAAGGGTTTATATAGATGTTTACAACAAAGAGGACGGCTGTATTTACTTTTTTTCAAAAGGTTCAAACAATGATGTGGGATATATCAAAGAGGCTGAAAACTTTGAAACAAAGAAACTTCCTCTAAGACAGCCCCTTGTCTTAAGATCAAAAAAGCTATTTCTAAAGCCTGAAAGAGAAGAGGTTTTTGATTTTGAGTTTGAACCTCTTAAAGAAGGGGATTACATAATCCATGAGGATTATGGGATAGGTATTTTTAGAGGAATACAGACAAGAGAGATAAAAGGAAAAAATTATGATTTTATGGTTCTTGAGTATGCAGAGGGTGAAAAGGTTTATGTGTCTTATCTGCATTTTGATAAGATCTTCAAATACAGATCCTCCGGCTTAGTAAAAATAGACAAATTAGGAGGAACATCATGGAGAAATCTTAAGAAAAAGGTTAAAAACTCACTAAAAAAGGTAGCACAGGATCTGATAAAACTTTACTCTGAAAGAAACAGCATAAAAAGAGATCCCTTTACTGTTGATGATGAGATCATAACAGAGTTTGAAAAATCCT
- a CDS encoding phosphate-starvation-inducible PsiE family protein — translation MTDKLKKRFKSLIEPYKIHQKLGDFLEFLEDIIVLILLFLLFLLSIYALYDIYLGLTQEKVKVYDLIPKFIYLFILIELFRLTIVYLKERRIDTSLIVKTTLIAVLREIIIKAPHFKPLDYVGIGFLTLILALMYYVPKYIFVSEAKFELKKKPTGIKTKRVVKTKKKEKNKFPV, via the coding sequence ATGACGGATAAATTAAAAAAAAGATTTAAAAGCTTAATAGAACCTTATAAAATTCATCAAAAATTAGGTGATTTTCTTGAATTTTTAGAGGATATTATTGTTCTTATACTGCTTTTTCTCCTCTTTCTTCTCAGTATTTACGCACTTTATGACATATACCTTGGTCTTACACAGGAAAAGGTAAAGGTTTACGATCTTATACCAAAGTTTATTTACCTTTTTATCCTTATTGAGCTGTTCAGACTAACAATTGTTTATCTAAAAGAAAGGAGGATTGACACCTCTCTGATAGTCAAAACCACTCTTATAGCCGTTTTAAGAGAGATCATAATAAAAGCTCCTCACTTTAAACCCCTTGATTATGTGGGAATTGGTTTTTTAACTCTTATCCTTGCTCTAATGTATTATGTTCCAAAATATATATTCGTATCTGAAGCCAAGTTTGAACTTAAGAAAAAACCTACTGGCATCAAAACAAAAAGAGTTGTTAAAACAAAGAAAAAAGAAAAGAATAAATTTCCTGTATGA
- a CDS encoding LysM peptidoglycan-binding domain-containing protein: MKKLLAFLLVLGLCGETVSDESIDPEDINVILSVALDASKVLNDPQFFKSKINFSIKVDLVEKSIIQDRIRFFKSKGLKRLSFYLERGKKYIPTIKEIFEKHGIPDEFIFLPIIESHFNIKAKSPAGAAGLWQFMPQTGRMYGLTINKWIDERYDVEKSTTAAALYLKDLYRIFDDWTLALASYNTGEGIIIRKINKYGGLNFWDIDEYLSKETRNYVPNFLASVAVVREILKKERFDYFHSEFDILKVNKPVSLRYIASLIGIPVDRLKAMNPHLKKGVTPPYEGEFNIYLPSGYKETVKTALEKSNLEKYPALTEYTVKRGDTLSKIAKKFGTTISYLKKINDLENTVIVAGSVIKVPSYIYAYPDYYDGIVDLSEDIIYTPKGIIYKVKKGDTLGKIAKKFRVSVSAIKRWNKIKGYIYPNQKIIIYKRVKYRNVGRTTVIKRNILYLKKKVKKRKPTFKYIFYRVKKGDSLLKISKMFGVSVNQLKKWNRLNSNIIKVGQKITIIKRVNDG, encoded by the coding sequence TTGAAAAAATTATTGGCATTTTTGCTGGTTTTAGGACTGTGTGGGGAAACGGTTTCCGACGAAAGTATTGATCCTGAAGATATTAATGTTATTCTTTCTGTTGCTTTAGATGCATCTAAAGTTTTAAATGATCCCCAGTTTTTTAAGTCAAAAATAAATTTCTCAATAAAAGTAGATCTTGTTGAAAAATCTATAATTCAGGACAGGATAAGATTTTTTAAATCAAAAGGATTAAAAAGGTTGTCTTTTTATCTTGAGAGGGGAAAAAAATATATTCCAACAATAAAGGAAATCTTTGAGAAACACGGTATTCCTGATGAGTTTATCTTTCTTCCAATTATTGAGAGCCATTTCAACATAAAGGCGAAATCTCCAGCAGGGGCGGCGGGCTTGTGGCAGTTTATGCCCCAGACGGGGAGAATGTATGGACTCACCATAAACAAATGGATTGATGAAAGGTATGATGTGGAAAAGTCAACAACAGCTGCAGCTCTGTATCTTAAAGATCTATATAGGATATTTGATGACTGGACACTGGCACTTGCAAGCTACAACACCGGAGAAGGGATAATAATCAGAAAGATAAATAAATACGGAGGTCTTAACTTCTGGGATATAGATGAGTATCTTTCCAAAGAAACAAGAAATTATGTTCCTAATTTTCTGGCTTCTGTAGCCGTTGTCAGAGAGATTTTAAAAAAAGAAAGATTTGATTACTTTCATTCAGAGTTTGATATTCTGAAAGTTAACAAGCCTGTTTCTCTTAGATATATAGCATCTCTTATAGGAATTCCTGTTGACAGGCTTAAAGCTATGAACCCTCACTTGAAAAAAGGTGTAACACCTCCTTACGAAGGGGAGTTCAATATATATCTTCCATCAGGTTATAAAGAAACTGTAAAAACAGCCCTTGAAAAATCAAACCTTGAAAAATATCCAGCACTAACTGAATACACAGTAAAAAGGGGAGATACCCTTTCAAAAATAGCAAAAAAGTTTGGAACAACCATTTCCTATCTGAAAAAAATAAATGATCTTGAAAATACAGTTATTGTCGCAGGATCAGTTATAAAAGTTCCTTCATACATTTATGCATATCCAGATTACTACGATGGTATTGTTGATCTTTCAGAGGATATCATATACACCCCAAAAGGAATAATATATAAAGTAAAAAAAGGTGATACCCTTGGAAAAATAGCTAAAAAATTCAGGGTTTCTGTGTCTGCGATAAAAAGATGGAACAAGATTAAAGGATATATATACCCGAACCAGAAAATTATAATATACAAAAGAGTAAAATACAGAAATGTGGGCAGGACAACAGTAATAAAAAGGAATATATTATATTTAAAGAAAAAGGTTAAAAAAAGAAAACCAACATTTAAGTATATATTTTACAGAGTAAAAAAAGGGGATTCCCTATTAAAGATATCTAAGATGTTCGGTGTTTCTGTTAACCAGCTAAAAAAGTGGAATAGATTAAACAGCAATATAATAAAAGTGGGACAAAAAATAACAATAATTAAAAGGGTAAATGACGGATAA